A window from Chloroflexota bacterium encodes these proteins:
- a CDS encoding CDP-alcohol phosphatidyltransferase family protein has protein sequence MANLITLFRFPLLFGYVALLYSENAAIQLWCVPFIVVIILMDTFDGMIARALKETSLIGSVLDIATDRTLEIVLWVVFAHLGLIPIFIPLIVITRGTTVDAVRSVGMQKSLSAFEQVKHPITRFLVSSRFMRSSYGIAKGFAFAFLTLDLGLTTAASPWSPAIHTTALILSWLAVSFTIARGLPVLIEGYSLLKETA, from the coding sequence ATGGCAAATCTGATTACTTTATTTCGTTTCCCCCTATTGTTTGGATACGTCGCTCTGCTATATTCTGAAAACGCGGCGATTCAGTTGTGGTGCGTCCCTTTCATCGTTGTAATTATATTGATGGATACCTTCGATGGCATGATTGCCCGCGCGCTCAAAGAAACCAGTTTGATCGGCAGCGTGCTCGATATTGCCACCGACCGCACGCTCGAAATCGTTCTGTGGGTCGTCTTCGCCCACCTGGGTCTGATCCCAATCTTCATTCCGCTGATCGTCATCACCCGCGGCACCACCGTAGATGCGGTGCGCTCGGTGGGCATGCAAAAAAGCCTGAGCGCCTTCGAGCAGGTCAAGCATCCCATCACTCGTTTTCTGGTATCTTCGCGCTTCATGCGCAGTAGCTATGGTATTGCCAAAGGTTTTGCATTTGCTTTTCTAACACTTGATCTCGGCCTGACCACTGCCGCTTCACCGTGGAGCCCGGCAATCCACACCACTGCATTAATTTTGTCCTGGCTGGCAGTCAGCTTTACCATTGCCCGCGGCTTACCCGTGCTAATTGAAGGCTATAGCTTGCTGAAGGAAACCGCGTAA
- a CDS encoding lysophospholipid acyltransferase family protein, translating to MNLNFQSLTNSRAAVGLTLWIGKTLPLGMAYRLAEWFAGRIARRENSITRAVRSNQWVARGEKSTPAELDEAVHEVLCHAGRCFVDLYHNITDPEGLKTLFVLSDNVRKLIERSQFDTPGAFIVAPHTSAFDLVLLTLAYHGMNGKVLTYGNPTGGYKLQNDLRAATGLEITPVRGHETEVEVIEYMRSGGIVLTAIDRPIRNKAHTLTFFGQPSPLPAGHIRMALEAEVPVIVVAPQFMPDGTYHLRLSEPIYIQPHADPAEALRLHAEAVLKVIEGYIRQTPGQWMMYYPVWPELIGNDE from the coding sequence ATGAATCTGAACTTCCAATCCCTCACCAACAGCCGTGCTGCCGTAGGGTTGACCCTGTGGATCGGCAAAACTCTGCCTCTAGGCATGGCCTACCGGCTGGCCGAATGGTTTGCCGGGCGAATTGCGCGCCGCGAAAACAGTATCACCCGCGCTGTACGCAGCAATCAGTGGGTGGCACGCGGCGAAAAATCTACCCCCGCTGAGTTGGATGAAGCCGTCCATGAAGTACTATGCCACGCCGGACGCTGTTTTGTCGACCTGTATCACAATATCACCGATCCAGAAGGTCTGAAGACCCTCTTTGTACTCAGCGATAATGTGCGTAAATTGATTGAGCGCAGCCAATTCGACACTCCCGGCGCATTCATCGTCGCACCGCATACCAGCGCCTTCGACCTGGTCTTGCTGACGTTGGCCTATCACGGCATGAATGGAAAAGTACTGACCTATGGCAACCCAACCGGCGGTTACAAATTGCAAAATGATCTGCGCGCCGCCACCGGATTGGAGATCACCCCCGTGCGCGGCCACGAAACCGAAGTCGAAGTCATCGAATATATGCGTAGCGGTGGCATCGTACTCACGGCTATAGACCGTCCAATTCGTAATAAAGCCCACACGCTGACCTTCTTCGGGCAGCCCAGTCCACTCCCGGCGGGGCATATCCGCATGGCACTCGAAGCCGAAGTGCCGGTCATCGTTGTCGCACCGCAATTCATGCCCGATGGCACATATCACCTGCGCCTTTCAGAACCGATCTATATCCAGCCGCACGCTGATCCGGCTGAGGCCTTACGCCTGCACGCCGAGGCTGTATTGAAGGTCATCGAGGGCTATATTCGCCAAACTCCAGGGCAATGGATGATGTATTATCCGGTTTGGCCGGAGCTAATTGGGAATGACGAATGA
- a CDS encoding phosphatase PAP2 family protein yields MMNSQGSIHNSQFIIALGIALFLLGTTHFAPAVALWDARLFLALHPPLRRWTRTFQILWHLGRTPFTILCLIVAALFNLQSGVQAAIVFALIASIEWSIKRTLQRVRPFTVLPNVEMGQPRQPYDASFPSGDAMRIWFLALALPTTFGVPLFVGVVMSILALTVCLGRVALGVHYPLDVLAGAGLGILGAGIFQMMLANFQFAIL; encoded by the coding sequence ATGATGAACTCACAAGGGTCAATTCACAATTCACAATTCATCATTGCTCTCGGCATCGCGCTCTTCCTCCTGGGAACCACCCACTTCGCTCCTGCCGTCGCCCTGTGGGATGCGCGCCTGTTCCTTGCCCTGCACCCCCCGCTGCGGCGTTGGACACGCACTTTCCAAATCCTGTGGCACCTGGGACGCACACCTTTTACCATACTATGCCTCATCGTCGCCGCGCTCTTCAATCTACAAAGCGGCGTGCAGGCTGCCATCGTCTTCGCCCTGATCGCCTCCATCGAATGGAGCATCAAACGCACGCTGCAACGCGTCCGTCCCTTCACAGTTTTGCCCAATGTAGAAATGGGACAACCGCGTCAGCCGTACGATGCGTCCTTCCCCAGTGGGGATGCCATGCGCATCTGGTTTTTAGCGTTGGCGCTGCCGACGACCTTCGGGGTGCCCCTGTTCGTCGGCGTAGTGATGAGCATCCTGGCGTTGACCGTTTGCCTGGGGCGCGTGGCCCTGGGTGTTCACTATCCCCTCGATGTGCTGGCTGGAGCCGGGCTGGGCATTCTCGGCGCAGGAATATTTCAAATGATGCTTGCCAATTTTCAATTTGCAATTCTTTAG
- a CDS encoding nitroreductase family deazaflavin-dependent oxidoreductase codes for MQSQYSPSQTRQLKNIFKWLNRWIVFVFRAGFGPFFTRQTFAGKIMVIENVGRKSGLIRQAPVNYAIASEGNAVYCLSGFGAKSQWYRNIQHNPQVNVWIGVQRIPGMAHSLENFENHLDIYRRVLINSGFAAPLFEGLNPKTAPKEIIRSMAQRSPLIRIELETAPETTQPHPADLAWIVISALFAWGLLRRMLCRNHA; via the coding sequence ATGCAATCCCAATATTCTCCATCCCAAACCAGGCAACTCAAGAATATCTTCAAATGGCTCAACCGCTGGATCGTATTTGTCTTCCGCGCTGGCTTTGGCCCTTTTTTCACCCGACAAACATTTGCCGGGAAAATCATGGTCATCGAAAACGTTGGACGCAAAAGCGGCCTCATCCGTCAGGCTCCGGTCAACTATGCGATCGCGTCCGAAGGAAACGCGGTCTACTGCCTGAGCGGATTTGGCGCCAAATCCCAATGGTATCGCAATATTCAGCATAACCCGCAGGTAAATGTCTGGATCGGTGTGCAACGCATCCCCGGCATGGCTCATTCGTTGGAGAATTTCGAAAATCATCTGGATATCTACCGTCGGGTGTTGATCAATAGCGGTTTCGCCGCACCGCTTTTTGAAGGCCTGAATCCCAAAACTGCGCCCAAAGAAATTATTCGCTCGATGGCACAACGCTCGCCTTTGATCCGCATTGAACTCGAAACCGCTCCCGAAACCACGCAACCACACCCCGCCGATCTGGCCTGGATCGTGATCAGCGCCCTGTTCGCCTGGGGCCTGCTGCGTCGAATGCTGTGCCGCAATCACGCATGA
- a CDS encoding methyltransferase domain-containing protein, translating into MSLTPQDWHARFSQQAQWTRALRAHLFPRMGFNVARQILDVGCGTGALFGELLAQSDAAIFGVDIQRQHLRLARTHKDVLLSQGDALQMPYANEVFDITLCHFLLLWVANPVQALSEMARVTRPGGMVLALAEPDYGGRIDFPTELEQIGAWQTESLRRQGADPLIGRKLSGLFHHVGFENIETGVLGGQWRGAPTDDAWKSEWSVLESDFAQTSEFSGNSNVLKQLDAGAWASGQRVLFVPTFYAIGWVRQL; encoded by the coding sequence ATGAGTCTCACCCCGCAAGACTGGCACGCCCGTTTTAGCCAACAAGCCCAATGGACACGCGCCCTGCGCGCGCACCTGTTTCCGCGAATGGGATTTAATGTTGCGCGACAAATTTTGGATGTGGGCTGTGGTACAGGCGCGCTATTTGGGGAATTATTGGCCCAAAGCGATGCGGCTATTTTCGGCGTGGATATTCAACGCCAACACCTGAGGCTGGCGCGTACTCACAAAGATGTACTACTCTCGCAGGGGGATGCCCTCCAAATGCCATACGCCAATGAAGTATTTGATATCACCCTGTGCCATTTCCTGCTCCTGTGGGTCGCTAACCCGGTGCAGGCGCTCAGCGAAATGGCGCGTGTGACACGTCCCGGTGGCATGGTGCTGGCTCTGGCCGAACCCGATTACGGCGGACGGATCGACTTTCCCACGGAACTGGAGCAAATCGGTGCATGGCAAACCGAATCACTCAGACGTCAGGGCGCAGATCCGCTGATCGGGCGTAAACTCTCTGGGTTATTTCATCATGTTGGATTCGAAAATATCGAAACGGGGGTTTTAGGCGGGCAGTGGCGCGGTGCGCCGACAGATGATGCATGGAAAAGTGAGTGGAGCGTATTGGAATCAGATTTCGCGCAGACGTCCGAGTTCTCTGGGAACTCGAACGTCTTAAAACAACTCGATGCTGGTGCCTGGGCAAGTGGCCAACGGGTACTCTTTGTGCCCACATTTTACGCGATAGGTTGGGTCAGACAGCTATAA
- a CDS encoding metal-dependent phosphohydrolase codes for MFYYQELVIEHFVKSLKAAYQQTYSALEPQFANIIEWTGRLALENIANSDALYHNVEHTILVTLAGQSILKGKHILRGGVTPHDWLHVMMALLCHDIGYVRGVCRADKRGEYATGIAGQTVQISADGTDAALSAYHVDRSKLFVQERFDIHKLTAEVEAELICAYIERTRFPIPKDDAYQETGDYAGLVRAADLIGQLGDLNYLRKTPALFYEFEEIGMNQKLGYESPGNMRSNYIKFYWEVAYPYLSDAMSYLDVTQEGKIWLANLYAHVHEVEHDL; via the coding sequence ATGTTTTACTATCAAGAATTGGTCATTGAGCATTTTGTAAAAAGCCTCAAAGCTGCCTATCAGCAGACGTATTCTGCCCTGGAGCCACAATTTGCCAACATTATCGAATGGACAGGCCGATTAGCGCTTGAAAATATCGCCAACTCCGATGCGCTCTATCATAATGTAGAACATACCATTCTGGTTACGCTGGCTGGTCAATCGATCCTGAAGGGCAAACATATTCTACGGGGAGGGGTTACACCACACGACTGGCTGCATGTTATGATGGCTTTGTTGTGCCATGATATTGGTTATGTACGCGGTGTTTGCCGGGCCGATAAACGGGGAGAATATGCCACGGGCATTGCAGGTCAAACCGTGCAGATTTCGGCTGACGGCACCGATGCGGCCCTGTCAGCATACCATGTTGACCGCAGCAAACTTTTTGTGCAAGAGCGTTTTGACATCCATAAATTAACCGCAGAAGTAGAGGCCGAATTGATTTGCGCGTATATTGAACGCACGCGTTTCCCCATTCCGAAAGACGATGCCTATCAGGAGACAGGCGATTATGCTGGCCTGGTGCGGGCAGCCGATCTAATTGGTCAGCTTGGCGATTTGAATTATTTGCGCAAAACTCCGGCGCTATTTTATGAGTTTGAAGAGATTGGGATGAATCAGAAGCTTGGTTATGAAAGCCCGGGGAATATGCGTAGTAATTATATTAAATTCTATTGGGAAGTGGCATATCCTTATTTGTCAGATGCCATGAGTTATCTGGATGTGACGCAAGAAGGCAAAATATGGCTGGCGAATCTTTATGCCCATGTGCATGAAGTAGAGCATGATTTATAG
- a CDS encoding non-heme iron oxygenase ferredoxin subunit, whose amino-acid sequence MHYHRLDPSECEFVVVAALDELSNGERLFIEIDDLYMVVFNIAGDIYAIADLCSHDDGPLGDGELAGCEIACPRHGARFDVRTGEALTLPAVESIPAYPVRIQNEQIEVGLPKA is encoded by the coding sequence ATGCATTACCATCGGCTAGATCCTTCGGAATGCGAATTTGTCGTCGTTGCCGCGCTGGATGAACTTTCCAATGGAGAGCGTTTATTCATCGAAATTGACGACTTGTATATGGTGGTTTTTAATATCGCCGGGGATATTTACGCAATTGCCGATCTCTGTTCGCATGATGACGGCCCGCTGGGGGATGGCGAACTGGCTGGTTGTGAGATCGCTTGCCCGCGGCATGGGGCGCGTTTTGATGTACGGACTGGCGAAGCGTTGACTCTGCCCGCTGTCGAGTCAATTCCCGCTTATCCGGTGCGAATCCAGAATGAGCAGATTGAAGTCGGTTTGCCGAAAGCTTAG
- a CDS encoding SUF system NifU family Fe-S cluster assembly protein has protein sequence MDDLYRELIIDRYKNPQFRGELDPHDFTFEDDNPYCGDHIRVDVRVDDNDVVIEAAYSGEGCSISQASADLLIEFIHGKTLDEVKALTKDDLLELLGIELGPVRLKCALLSLKVLKAGAYGLGKDEVSDDLVE, from the coding sequence ATGGATGACCTATACCGCGAACTAATTATTGACCGCTATAAAAATCCCCAATTCCGCGGCGAGCTTGATCCGCATGATTTTACATTTGAAGATGATAATCCCTATTGCGGCGATCATATTCGTGTGGATGTGCGTGTGGACGATAACGATGTTGTTATCGAAGCCGCTTATAGTGGTGAGGGTTGCTCGATTTCGCAGGCTTCTGCTGACTTGCTAATTGAATTTATCCACGGGAAAACGCTGGATGAAGTCAAGGCGCTAACTAAAGATGATTTGCTCGAATTATTGGGCATTGAACTCGGTCCGGTGCGTCTCAAATGTGCCCTGCTCTCGTTGAAAGTGCTCAAAGCCGGAGCCTATGGTCTGGGCAAAGATGAAGTCAGCGATGACCTGGTGGAATAG
- a CDS encoding cysteine desulfurase, producing MSTTDHMIAAFDVQKIRADFPILSREVHPAVPLIYLDSTATSQKPLQVIAAMDEFYRYSNANIHRGIHVLAEESTAAYESARERIAAFIGAATPREVIFTRNTTESINLVTQSWGRANLNLGDMVVLTEMEHHSNLVPWQMLAQERSLRLEFIPVTGDGLLDLDEYARLLRLEPKMVAFTHMSNVLGTINPAAEIIRMAHEVGALTLVDGAQSVPHLPVDVQALDADFVAFSAHKMLGPSGIGILYGRKALLEAMPPFLGGGDMIKRVELRSFQSNALPYKFEAGTPAIAEAIGFGAAVDYLANLGMEAVERHERQIITYALERLEEIPGVKVFGPAAEQRGGVASFTLPEAHAHDISQILDADGIAVRAGHHCAMPLHTKFGIPATARASFYVYNTLEEVDRLVDGIYKVKKLFS from the coding sequence ATGTCTACAACAGATCATATGATAGCAGCATTTGATGTGCAAAAAATTCGGGCTGATTTCCCAATTTTGAGTCGGGAAGTACATCCCGCGGTGCCATTGATCTACCTCGACTCGACGGCAACTAGCCAGAAACCGCTTCAGGTGATCGCGGCGATGGATGAGTTCTATCGGTATTCGAATGCCAATATTCACCGCGGGATTCATGTGCTGGCGGAAGAATCGACCGCGGCCTACGAATCGGCCCGCGAGAGGATTGCCGCGTTCATTGGCGCGGCGACCCCCCGAGAGGTGATTTTCACCCGCAACACCACAGAATCGATCAACCTGGTGACTCAATCCTGGGGGCGTGCCAATCTCAATCTGGGCGATATGGTCGTCCTGACCGAGATGGAGCATCACTCGAACCTGGTTCCTTGGCAGATGCTGGCCCAGGAGCGCAGCCTGCGCCTTGAGTTTATTCCCGTGACTGGGGATGGCCTGCTCGATTTGGATGAGTATGCCCGTCTGCTCAGACTGGAACCCAAAATGGTCGCCTTCACACATATGTCGAATGTGTTGGGCACGATCAACCCCGCGGCAGAGATCATCCGCATGGCGCATGAAGTCGGCGCGCTGACATTGGTAGATGGGGCCCAGTCGGTGCCGCATTTGCCAGTGGATGTGCAGGCGCTGGATGCGGATTTCGTGGCTTTTTCAGCTCATAAGATGCTTGGTCCCAGCGGAATTGGTATTCTTTATGGGCGCAAAGCATTGCTCGAAGCCATGCCGCCTTTTCTGGGTGGTGGCGACATGATTAAGCGTGTGGAGTTGCGTTCTTTCCAAAGCAATGCTTTGCCTTACAAATTTGAAGCTGGAACCCCGGCGATCGCCGAAGCGATAGGCTTTGGCGCAGCGGTGGATTATCTCGCCAATTTGGGCATGGAAGCTGTTGAACGGCACGAGCGCCAGATCATCACCTATGCGCTGGAACGCCTGGAAGAAATTCCCGGTGTGAAGGTCTTTGGCCCAGCGGCAGAACAAAGGGGCGGGGTAGCATCGTTTACCTTGCCCGAAGCGCACGCACACGATATCTCCCAAATTCTGGATGCAGACGGTATTGCCGTGCGTGCGGGTCATCATTGTGCCATGCCCCTGCATACAAAATTCGGTATCCCGGCGACTGCCAGAGCCAGTTTTTATGTCTATAACACCCTCGAAGAAGTAGATCGCCTGGTAGATGGTATTTATAAAGTCAAGAAATTATTTTCATAA
- the sufD gene encoding Fe-S cluster assembly protein SufD, with translation MTTKKIVARTQRTRRKTQFEGFHFSRDMAIPGEGDGILADFRARAWDAFEKLPYPTTKDEPWRRTDIRGLEGDFLLPGADAYLDLPAIPSRLLKPLVGNQHGGQITLLPGGMEKNFESESAPKGIIFTDFETASREYPKEFGKALGKVVDPAEGKFAALTAALTPNGVFVYVPRGVQVKEPLHSLVWAAGENLAHFSHLVIWLEEGAELTYVHEVASPNGAQAQTLHGGIVELCVGAGANLRFVELQSLGDTVWNFTHERARVEQDGNIDWIFGAIGTRLTKNFSDLDLAGKGANGRMSGFYFTDGQQLLDHDTQQNHLAPHTTSDLLFKGALKGESRSVWQGMIYVAPDAQQTDGYQANRNLILSNNARADSIPGLEILADDVRCTHGATVGKIDPDLVFYLRSRGIPNEQAERLVVEGFFDPIMQRIPFDGVRNRFQEAIQEKMDAQ, from the coding sequence ATGACAACGAAAAAAATAGTTGCGAGAACACAAAGAACGCGTCGAAAAACGCAATTTGAAGGTTTCCATTTTTCACGGGATATGGCAATTCCCGGCGAGGGAGACGGAATTTTGGCTGATTTTCGCGCCCGTGCCTGGGATGCGTTTGAGAAATTGCCTTACCCAACGACGAAAGACGAACCCTGGCGTCGCACCGATATTCGCGGCCTGGAAGGCGATTTTCTATTGCCTGGGGCAGATGCCTATTTGGATTTGCCCGCGATCCCCTCGCGGTTGTTGAAGCCACTGGTTGGCAATCAACACGGGGGCCAGATCACGTTGCTCCCCGGTGGGATGGAGAAAAACTTCGAGTCAGAATCGGCTCCGAAAGGCATTATCTTCACGGATTTTGAAACTGCATCCCGCGAATATCCCAAAGAATTTGGAAAAGCGTTGGGGAAAGTCGTTGATCCGGCAGAAGGGAAATTTGCCGCCCTGACGGCGGCTTTAACACCTAACGGCGTTTTTGTGTATGTGCCGCGGGGTGTACAGGTGAAAGAGCCATTGCACAGCCTTGTGTGGGCGGCTGGCGAAAACTTGGCTCATTTTTCTCATTTAGTAATCTGGCTGGAAGAAGGCGCTGAGCTAACCTATGTTCATGAAGTGGCCTCGCCAAATGGCGCCCAGGCACAAACGTTGCACGGAGGCATTGTTGAGTTGTGTGTGGGCGCAGGTGCAAATCTGCGTTTTGTTGAGTTGCAATCCCTGGGCGATACTGTGTGGAATTTCACCCATGAGCGCGCCCGCGTGGAACAAGACGGCAATATTGATTGGATTTTTGGCGCGATTGGCACTCGCCTGACCAAAAATTTCTCCGATTTGGATTTAGCCGGGAAAGGTGCCAATGGCCGTATGTCGGGCTTTTATTTTACCGATGGACAGCAGCTTCTCGACCATGATACCCAGCAAAATCATCTTGCCCCGCACACCACCAGCGACCTGCTATTTAAGGGCGCACTGAAAGGCGAGAGCCGTTCCGTGTGGCAGGGGATGATTTACGTGGCCCCCGACGCACAACAAACCGATGGCTATCAGGCCAATCGTAACCTGATCCTCAGCAACAATGCCCGCGCCGATTCGATCCCTGGCCTGGAAATTCTGGCTGATGACGTGCGTTGCACGCATGGCGCTACCGTGGGGAAGATTGACCCTGATCTCGTGTTTTATCTCCGCAGCCGCGGCATTCCCAATGAGCAGGCCGAGCGCCTGGTTGTGGAAGGTTTCTTCGATCCGATTATGCAGCGAATCCCCTTTGATGGTGTGCGCAATCGGTTTCAGGAAGCAATTCAAGAAAAAATGGACGCACAATAA